A region from the Triticum aestivum cultivar Chinese Spring chromosome 3D, IWGSC CS RefSeq v2.1, whole genome shotgun sequence genome encodes:
- the LOC123077905 gene encoding transcription factor MTB2 yields the protein MVMKMEVEEDGANGGNGGAWTEEDRDLSTTVLGRDAFAYLTKGGGTISEGLVAASSPVDLQNKLQELIESEHPGAGWNYAIFWQLSRTKSGDLVLGWGDGSCREPNDAELAAAASAGNDDAKQRMRKRVLQRLHRAFGAADEEDYAPTIGQVTDTEMFFLASMYFAFPRRAGAPGQVFAAGLPLWVPNSERNVFPANYCYRGYLASTAGFRTILLVPFETGVLELGSMQQVAESSDTLQTIKSVFAGTGGNKDIIPSREGNGHIERSPGLAKIFGKDLNLGRSSAGPVIGVSKVDERSWEQRTAGGGSSVLPNVQKGLQSFTWSQARGLNSHQQKFGNGILIVSNEATHGNNRATDSSTTTQFQLQKAPQLQKLPLLQKPPQLVKPLQMVNQQQLQPQAPRQIDFSAGTSSKSGVLVTRAAVLDGDSSEVNGLCKEEGTTPVIEDRRPRKRGRKPANGREEPLNHVEAERQRREKLNQRFYALRAVVPNISKMDKASLLGDAIAYITDLQKKLKDMETERERFLESGMVDPRERAPRPEVDIQVVQDEVLVRVMSPLENHPVKKVFEAFEEADVRVGESKLTGNNGTVVHSFIIKCPGSEQQTREKVIAAMSRAMSSV from the coding sequence ATGGTGATGAAGATGGAGGTTGAGGAGGACGGTGCCAATGGAGGAAATGGTGGAGCATGGACTGAGGAGGACCGAGACCTCAGCACCACTGTGCTAGGTAGAGATGCATTTGCATACTTGACAAAAGGGGGCGGTACCATATCTGAGGGTCTTGTTGCTGCATCGTCACCTGTGGACTTGCAAAATAAACTGCAGGAGCTTATTGAATCAGAGCATCCTGGTGCTGGTTGGAACTACGCCATCTTCTGGCAGCTTTCACGCACAAAGTCTGGTGATCTTGTCCTTGGGTGGGGTGATGGCTCTTGCCGTGAACCCAATGATGCTGAGTTGGCAGCTGCTGCTTCTGCAGGCAATGATGATGCCAAACAGCGGATGCGGAAGCGTGTACTGCAGCGGTTGCACAGAGCATTTGGTGCTGCTGATGAGGAGGATTATGCTCCCACTATTGGTCAGGTGACAGATACAGAAATGTTCTTCCTAGCATCTATGTACTTCGCGTTTCCGCGTCGTGCCGGTGCTCCTGGTCAAGTTTTTGCAGCTGGCCTCCCTCTCTGGGTTCCCAATTCTGAGCGCAATGTATTCCCAGCCAATTACTGTTACCGGGGATACCTTGCAAGCACAGCAGGATTTAGAACTATCCTGTTAGTGCCATTTGAGACTGGTGTGCTTGAGCTGGGTTCGATGCAGCAGGTGGCTGAGAGTTCTGACACTCTCCAGACCATAAAGTCTGTCTTTGCGGGGACAGGTGGCAATAAGGATATAATTCCGAGTCGTGAAGGAAATGGTCACATTGAGAGGTCACCAGGTCTGGCAAAGATTTTTGGCAAGGATTTGAACCTTGGTCGGTCTTCAGCAGGGCCAGTGATTGGGGTATCGAAAGTAGATGAAAGGTCATGGGAACAGAGGACTGCTGGTGGAGGGAGCTCAGTGCTTCCCAATGTCCAGAAAGGATTGCAGAGTTTCACTTGGAGTCAGGCCCGGGGCCTGAATTCTCACCAGCAGAAGTTTGGCAATGGTATACTGATAGTGAGTAATGAAGCTACACACGGCAACAATAGAGCCACAGACAGCTCCACTACAACACAGTTTCAGCTACAGAAAGCACCTCAGCTCCAGAAACTACCACTTCTTCAGAAACCACCACAGCTAGTGAAGCCACTGCAGATGGTCAACCAGCAACAGCTGCAGCCACAGGCGCCTAGGCAAATAGATTTTAGTGCAGGGACCAGTTCCAAGTCTGGTGTTCTGGTTACAAGAGCAGCTGTTCTTGATGGAGATAGTTCAGAGGTGAATGGCTTGTGTAAAGAGGAAGGGACAACACCTGTCATAGAGGACCGACGGCCAAGGAAGAGGGGAAGAAAGCCTGCGAATGGGAGAGAGGAGCCGCTGAATCATGTTGAGGCTGAGCGTCAAAGGAGGGAGAAGCTCAACCAGCGGTTCTATGCTTTGAGAGCCGTTGTGCCCAACATCTCGAAAATGGACAAGGCCTCTCTGTTGGGCGATGCAATAGCATACATCACTGACCTTCAAAAGAAGCTCAAAGATATGGAGACGGAGAGAGAACGATTTCTTGAGTCTGGTATGGTTGATCCTAGGGAGCGAGCCCCTAGACCAGAGGTTGACATCCAGGTGGTGCAAGACGAGGTTCTGGTTCGAGTTATGTCTCCATTGGAGAACCATCCGGTAAAGAAGGTCTTTGAAGCGTTTGAAGAGGCGGACGTCCGGGTAGGGGAGTCGAAACTCACAGGCAACAATGGAACGGTAGTGCATTCCTTCATCATCAAGTGCCCTGGCTCCGAACAGCAAACGAGAGAGAAAGTGATCGCTGCAATGTCTCGCGCCATGAGCTCAGTGTAG